In one window of Equus asinus isolate D_3611 breed Donkey chromosome 16, EquAss-T2T_v2, whole genome shotgun sequence DNA:
- the GPR61 gene encoding G-protein coupled receptor 61, producing the protein MESSPIPESSGNSSTLGKVLQTPGPSTASGVPEVGLRDVASESVALFFMLLLDLIAVAGNAAVMAVIAKTPALRKFVFVFHLCLVDLLAALTLMPLAMLSSSALFDHDLFGEVACRLYLFLSVCFVSLAILSVSAINVERYYYVVHPMRYEVRMTLGLVASVLVGVWVKALAMASVPVLGRVSREEGAPSIPPGCSLQWSHSAYCQLFVVVFAVLYFLLPLVLILVVYCSMFRVARVAAMQHGPLPTWMETPRQRSESLSSRSTMVTSSGAPQTTPHRTFGGGKAAVVLLAVGGQFLLCWLPYFSFHLYVALSTQPISTGQVENVVTWIGYFCFTSNPFFYGCLNRQIRGELSKQFVCFFKQAPEEELRLPSREGSIEENFLQFLQGTACPTESWVSRPTPSPKQEPPAVDFRIPGQIAEETSEFLEQQLTSDIIMSDSYLRPAPSPRPES; encoded by the coding sequence TGGGGCTGCGGGACGTGGCTTCAGAATCTGTGGCCCTCTTCTTCATGCTCCTTCTGGACTTGATCGCTgtggctggcaatgctgctgtgaTGGCTGTTATCGCCAAGACACCTGCCCTCCGGAAATTTGTCTTCGTCTTCCACCTCTGCTTGGTGGATCTGCTGGCCGCGCTGACCCTCATGCCCCTGGCCATGCTCTCCAGCTCCGCCCTCTTTGACCATGACCTCTTTGGGGAGGTCGCCTGCCGCCTCTACTTGTTCCTGAGCGTATGCTTTGTCAGCCTGGCCATTCTCTCAGTGTCAGCCATCAATGTGGAGCGTTACTATTATGTGGTCCACCCCATGCGCTACGAGGTGCGCATGACGCTGGGGCTGGTGGCCTCTGTGCTGGTGGGTGTGTGGGTAAAGGCCTTGGCGATGGCTTCTGTGCCAGTGTTGGGAAGGGTCTCCAGGGAGGAAGGAGCTCCCAGCATCCCCCCAGGCTGCTCACTCCAGTGGAGCCACAGTGCCTACTGCCAGCTCTTTGTGGTAGTCTTTGCTGTCCTTTACTTCTTGCTGCCCCTGGTCCTTATCCTCGTGGTCTACTGCAGCATGTTCCGAGTAGCCCGCGTGGCTGCCATGCAGCATGGACCGCTGCCCACGTGGATGGAGACACCCCGGCAACGCTCGGAGTCTCTCAGCAGCCGCTCCACCATGGTCACCAGCTCAGGGGCCCCCCAGACTACACCGCACCGGACGTTTGGGGGCGGGAAGGCGGCAGTGGTGCTCCTGGCCGTGGGGGGGCAGTTCCTGCTCTGTTGGTTGCCCTACTTTTCTTTCCACCTCTACGTTGCCCTGAGCACTCAGCCCATTTCGACTGGGCAGGTGGAGAATGTGGTGACCTGGATCGGCTACTTCTGCTTCACTTCCAACCCTTTCTTCTATGGATGTCTCAATCGCCAGATCCGGGGGGAGCTCAGCAAGCAGTTTGTCTGCTTCTTCAAGCAGGCCCCAGAGGAGGAGCTGAGGCTGCCTAGCCGGGAGGGCTCCATTGAGGAGAACTTCCTGCAGTTCCTTCAGGGGACTGCCTGTCCCACAGAGTCCTGGGTTTCCCGACCTACACCCAGCCCTAagcaggagccacctgctgtTGACTTTCGAATTCCAGGCCAGATAGCTGAGGAGACCTCCGAGTTCCTGGAGCAACAACTCACCAGCGACATCATCATGTCGGACAGCTACCTCCGTCCTGCCCCCTCACCTCGACCAGAATCATGA